One region of Camelina sativa cultivar DH55 chromosome 6, Cs, whole genome shotgun sequence genomic DNA includes:
- the LOC104791476 gene encoding uncharacterized protein LOC104791476 isoform X1 produces MAHQDNFVHHHHIRSIDSDARDPTLVTIEFLRARLLAERAVSKSARAKLDGLADKVAELEEQLKIVSLQRKKAEQATAEVLAILEENGYTDVSDDYDGSNSDHECYSQTNSVFGKSLSWKGRRREPASFDKIKENRNRRHLRGFESPYFSSPRHRQGRSCRQIRRSESRIASEDYKRDGNSVDFQENGVRTDVLPQTSEEASQTVVDVTAVKGDESLNKLSNSNGLDKDNSMDINLERALENRAQVIGSFEDMEETQREWETKFREKKSSALDLCDVGNHSDVTDESNGEMAQAQLQDSMVVPSLRDTRSIANEVDFREPSETLSHGSPDNSVTSPDKCCKSCGSRSVEQDAYPSGDKGKQISESPKSEYSRSQSSKGINEHSSSTIRSPPVTQPNSRGGSFYSTTTTIQKVEYPLVPRKEEKADTCETVLTALKQAKLSLQEKVNSLHIRKPESSYPSTPGSYTNTYTLPIEPAFSTKPSLPASMLEFPVDCAGLFRVPTVIPSDASNRNNFLASSSQKAFVTHMPERDIALVPGNLLNAGFQSQVDTSPPLSVDDRLLTTPYIGGPKLWSSFRADGPPMVDVPGFRLYKGTPRVSGGAISGGTSGFEGNQVSSTSFSLDRRASIYTPVNPSRSLYPDSVQSSRELYSTPYYTRPIGLPPTGGSDDGLFRRV; encoded by the exons ATGGCGCATCAAGACaactttgttcatcatcatcatat TAGGTCTATTGATTCAGACGCACGAGATCCTACTTTAGTGACTATTGAATTTCTTCGTGCTCGTTTACTTGCTGAAAGAGCTGTTTCCAAGAGTGCTAGAGCTAAGCTTGATGGACTCGCTGATAAA GTAGCAGAGCTAGAGGAACAGCTAAAGATTGTATCTTTACAGAGAAAAAAGGCTGAACAGGCAACTGCTGAAGTTCTTGCGATCTTGGAAGAAAATGGATACACTGATGTCTCTGATGATTATGATGGTTCCAACTCTGATCATGAATGCTACTCTCAGACCAATTCGG TGTTTGGCAAAAGTTTATCCTGGAAAGGTCGCAGGAGGGAACCGGCTTCTTTTGACAAGATCAAGGAGAACCGGAATAGGAGACATCTTAGAGGTTTCGAGTCTCCTTATTTTTCCTCACCGAGACACCGACAAGGAAGATCTTGTCGGCAAATAAGACGCAGTGAATCTAG AATTGCATCTGAAGATTACAAGAGAGATGGAAACTCAGTTGACTTTCAAGAAAATGGAGTTCGCACTGATGTTCTTCCTCAAACGAGTGAAGAAGCATCCCAAACCGTGGTTGATGTAACTGCTGTGAAGGGAGACGAAAGTTTGAACAAGTTGTCAAATTCAAACGGTTTAGACAAGGATAACAGTATGGACATCAACTTGGAGAGAGCGTTAGAGAATCGTGCCCAGGTTATCGGGTCTTTTGAAGATATGGAAGAGACTCAAAGGGAATGGGAGACAAAGTTCAGAGAGAAAAAATCATCTGCCCTG GATTTATGTGATGTAGGAAATCATTCAGATGTGACGGATGAAAGTAATGGGGAAATGGCCCAGGCTCAGCTTCAAGATTCTATGGTAGTCCCCTCACTCCGTGATACAAGGTCTATAGCCAATGAAGTTGACTTTAGGGAACCGTCTGAAACTTTGTCGCATGGTTCGCCTGATAATTCAGTAACATCACCTGATAAGTGTTGCAAAAGTTGCGGTTCCAGATCTGTGGAACAAGATGCTTACCCTTCTGGagacaaaggaaaacaaatttctGAGAGCCCTAAAAGTGAGTATTCCCGTTCACAGAGCAGTAAAGGTATCAATGAGCACTCTTCATCAACTATTAGGTCACCTCCTGTAACACAACCAAACTCGAGAGGTGGTTCCTTTTACAGTACTACCACTACTATCCAGAAAGTAGAGTATCCATTAGTTCCGCGGAAAGAGGAGAAGGCTGATACTTGTGAAACTGTACTCACCGCTCTAAAGCAAGCTAAGTTATCTCTGCAAGAGAAAGTCAATAGCCTACATATCAGAAAACCTGAAAGCTCATATCCTTCAACACCAGGTTCATATACGAACACATACACACTACCAATAGAACCAGCATTTAGTACTAAACCATCTCTCCCTGCTTCCATGTTAGAGTTTCCTGTTGACTGTGCTGGACTTTTCCGTGTACCCACTGTTATTCCATCTGATGCGTCAAATAGGAATAATTTTCTAGCTTCAAGTTCTCAGAAAGCTTTTGTTACCCATATGCCTGAGCGAGACATTGCCCTAGTACCTGGAAATCTTCTAAATGCTGGCTTCCAAAGCCAAGTAGATACTAGTCCTCCTTTGTCAGTGGATGACCGACTTTTGACCACCCCGTACATCGGTGGACCAAAACTATGGTCCAGCTTCAGGGCCGATGGTCCACCGATGGTTGATGTTCCAGGATTCAGACTTTATAAAGGTACACCAAGAGTTTCAGGCGGTGCAATCTCTGGTGGAACATCTGGTTTTGAAGGTAACCAAGTATCCTCTACTAGCTTCAGCTTAGATAGACGAGCAAGTATATATACTCCCGTGAATCCTAGTAGAAGCTTGTATCCCGATTCAGTTCAAAGTAGTAGAGAATTGTATTCGACTCCTTATTACACCCGCCCGATTGGGCTGCCTCCTACTGGTGGTTCAGATGATGGCTTATTTAGGCGAGTATGA
- the LOC104791476 gene encoding uncharacterized protein LOC104791476 isoform X2: protein MAHQDNFVHHHHMSIDSDARDPTLVTIEFLRARLLAERAVSKSARAKLDGLADKVAELEEQLKIVSLQRKKAEQATAEVLAILEENGYTDVSDDYDGSNSDHECYSQTNSVFGKSLSWKGRRREPASFDKIKENRNRRHLRGFESPYFSSPRHRQGRSCRQIRRSESRIASEDYKRDGNSVDFQENGVRTDVLPQTSEEASQTVVDVTAVKGDESLNKLSNSNGLDKDNSMDINLERALENRAQVIGSFEDMEETQREWETKFREKKSSALDLCDVGNHSDVTDESNGEMAQAQLQDSMVVPSLRDTRSIANEVDFREPSETLSHGSPDNSVTSPDKCCKSCGSRSVEQDAYPSGDKGKQISESPKSEYSRSQSSKGINEHSSSTIRSPPVTQPNSRGGSFYSTTTTIQKVEYPLVPRKEEKADTCETVLTALKQAKLSLQEKVNSLHIRKPESSYPSTPGSYTNTYTLPIEPAFSTKPSLPASMLEFPVDCAGLFRVPTVIPSDASNRNNFLASSSQKAFVTHMPERDIALVPGNLLNAGFQSQVDTSPPLSVDDRLLTTPYIGGPKLWSSFRADGPPMVDVPGFRLYKGTPRVSGGAISGGTSGFEGNQVSSTSFSLDRRASIYTPVNPSRSLYPDSVQSSRELYSTPYYTRPIGLPPTGGSDDGLFRRV from the exons ATGGCGCATCAAGACaactttgttcatcatcatcatat GTCTATTGATTCAGACGCACGAGATCCTACTTTAGTGACTATTGAATTTCTTCGTGCTCGTTTACTTGCTGAAAGAGCTGTTTCCAAGAGTGCTAGAGCTAAGCTTGATGGACTCGCTGATAAA GTAGCAGAGCTAGAGGAACAGCTAAAGATTGTATCTTTACAGAGAAAAAAGGCTGAACAGGCAACTGCTGAAGTTCTTGCGATCTTGGAAGAAAATGGATACACTGATGTCTCTGATGATTATGATGGTTCCAACTCTGATCATGAATGCTACTCTCAGACCAATTCGG TGTTTGGCAAAAGTTTATCCTGGAAAGGTCGCAGGAGGGAACCGGCTTCTTTTGACAAGATCAAGGAGAACCGGAATAGGAGACATCTTAGAGGTTTCGAGTCTCCTTATTTTTCCTCACCGAGACACCGACAAGGAAGATCTTGTCGGCAAATAAGACGCAGTGAATCTAG AATTGCATCTGAAGATTACAAGAGAGATGGAAACTCAGTTGACTTTCAAGAAAATGGAGTTCGCACTGATGTTCTTCCTCAAACGAGTGAAGAAGCATCCCAAACCGTGGTTGATGTAACTGCTGTGAAGGGAGACGAAAGTTTGAACAAGTTGTCAAATTCAAACGGTTTAGACAAGGATAACAGTATGGACATCAACTTGGAGAGAGCGTTAGAGAATCGTGCCCAGGTTATCGGGTCTTTTGAAGATATGGAAGAGACTCAAAGGGAATGGGAGACAAAGTTCAGAGAGAAAAAATCATCTGCCCTG GATTTATGTGATGTAGGAAATCATTCAGATGTGACGGATGAAAGTAATGGGGAAATGGCCCAGGCTCAGCTTCAAGATTCTATGGTAGTCCCCTCACTCCGTGATACAAGGTCTATAGCCAATGAAGTTGACTTTAGGGAACCGTCTGAAACTTTGTCGCATGGTTCGCCTGATAATTCAGTAACATCACCTGATAAGTGTTGCAAAAGTTGCGGTTCCAGATCTGTGGAACAAGATGCTTACCCTTCTGGagacaaaggaaaacaaatttctGAGAGCCCTAAAAGTGAGTATTCCCGTTCACAGAGCAGTAAAGGTATCAATGAGCACTCTTCATCAACTATTAGGTCACCTCCTGTAACACAACCAAACTCGAGAGGTGGTTCCTTTTACAGTACTACCACTACTATCCAGAAAGTAGAGTATCCATTAGTTCCGCGGAAAGAGGAGAAGGCTGATACTTGTGAAACTGTACTCACCGCTCTAAAGCAAGCTAAGTTATCTCTGCAAGAGAAAGTCAATAGCCTACATATCAGAAAACCTGAAAGCTCATATCCTTCAACACCAGGTTCATATACGAACACATACACACTACCAATAGAACCAGCATTTAGTACTAAACCATCTCTCCCTGCTTCCATGTTAGAGTTTCCTGTTGACTGTGCTGGACTTTTCCGTGTACCCACTGTTATTCCATCTGATGCGTCAAATAGGAATAATTTTCTAGCTTCAAGTTCTCAGAAAGCTTTTGTTACCCATATGCCTGAGCGAGACATTGCCCTAGTACCTGGAAATCTTCTAAATGCTGGCTTCCAAAGCCAAGTAGATACTAGTCCTCCTTTGTCAGTGGATGACCGACTTTTGACCACCCCGTACATCGGTGGACCAAAACTATGGTCCAGCTTCAGGGCCGATGGTCCACCGATGGTTGATGTTCCAGGATTCAGACTTTATAAAGGTACACCAAGAGTTTCAGGCGGTGCAATCTCTGGTGGAACATCTGGTTTTGAAGGTAACCAAGTATCCTCTACTAGCTTCAGCTTAGATAGACGAGCAAGTATATATACTCCCGTGAATCCTAGTAGAAGCTTGTATCCCGATTCAGTTCAAAGTAGTAGAGAATTGTATTCGACTCCTTATTACACCCGCCCGATTGGGCTGCCTCCTACTGGTGGTTCAGATGATGGCTTATTTAGGCGAGTATGA